TGCCAAGGTGCTCCTGCTCGAGGCCGGCGGGATGTGGGACAACACCAAGGACTCGAGCATGCTCACCCAGCCGTGGGAGACGCCGCGGCGTGGTGCCAGCACGCCGGATCGTCCCTTCGGTGAACACGACGCCTGCATCGGGGGTTGGAACATCCCAGGCGAGCCGTTCACGACGGCACCGGGGACGCGCTTCAATTGGTGGCGCGGTCGGATGCTCGGCGGCCGGACCAATCACTGGGGCCGCATCTCGCTTCGGTTCGGTCCCGACGACTTCAAGGGGAAGGACAAGGACGGCCTCGGCGACAACTGGCCAATCTCCTACAACGACATCAAGCCGTACTACGATGAAGTCGACGACCTGGTCGGCATCTTCGGCTCGAAGGAAGGGCTGCGAAACCATCCCGACGGCAACTTCCTGCCGGCACCGAAGCCGCGCTGCTGGGAGACGGTCGTCAAGCGCGCGGCCGACAAGCACAAGGTCACCTGCATTCCGTCGCGGCTCTCGATCCTGACCAAGCCGAAGAATGGTCGCCCGGCCTGCCACTACTGCGGCCAGTGCAATCGCGGCTGCGCCACCAACTCGAACTTCACGTCGCCGAACGTGCTCCTCTTCCCGGCGATGCAGAGCGGCCTGCTCACCATCCGCACCGACGCGATGGTGCGCGAGGTGTCGGTCAATCGTGACGGGCTCGCCGATGGCGTGATCTTCATCGACAAGCTCTCGGGGATGGAGGAGAAGGTCGAGGCGAAGGTGGTGGTGCTGGCGGCGTCGGCGTGCGAGACCGCGCGCATCATGCTGAACTCGAAGTCGGCGAAGTTCCCGCAGGGGATCGGCAATTCGAGTGGCATGGTCGGCAAGTATCTCACCGACACCACCGGGACGGACGTCGGCGGCTTCGTGCCGTCGCTGATGGACATGCCGCGCCACAACTGCGACGGCGTCGGCGGCGCGCACCTTTACATGCCATGGTGGCTCGACAACAAGAAGCTCGACTTCCCGCGCGGCTACCACATCGAGATCTGGGGTGGCATGGGGATGCCGGGCTACGGCTTCATGGGCGGCATCCAGAATTACGCCAATGGTGGCGGGTACGGCACGGCACTCAAGGATGAGTATCGCAAGCACTGGGGCGCTTCGATCGGCTTCTCCGGTCGCGGCG
Above is a genomic segment from Gemmatimonadota bacterium containing:
- a CDS encoding GMC family oxidoreductase, whose amino-acid sequence is MTFLTRRVVYDAVIVGSGAGGGMAAHELTKAGAKVLLLEAGGMWDNTKDSSMLTQPWETPRRGASTPDRPFGEHDACIGGWNIPGEPFTTAPGTRFNWWRGRMLGGRTNHWGRISLRFGPDDFKGKDKDGLGDNWPISYNDIKPYYDEVDDLVGIFGSKEGLRNHPDGNFLPAPKPRCWETVVKRAADKHKVTCIPSRLSILTKPKNGRPACHYCGQCNRGCATNSNFTSPNVLLFPAMQSGLLTIRTDAMVREVSVNRDGLADGVIFIDKLSGMEEKVEAKVVVLAASACETARIMLNSKSAKFPQGIGNSSGMVGKYLTDTTGTDVGGFVPSLMDMPRHNCDGVGGAHLYMPWWLDNKKLDFPRGYHIEIWGGMGMPGYGFMGGIQNYANGGGYGTALKDEYRKHWGASIGFSGRGEMIPNEKSFCELDPKTVDQWGIPVLRFHWEWSDHELLQVKHMQETFRTLLKEMGAEVRSTMPTKEQGYGIATGGAIIHELGCVRMGDNPTTSAVNANCQAWDCKNLFVADGGPFVSQADKNPTWTILALSMRTSRYIAQQRKEGKL